One genomic window of Streptomonospora nanhaiensis includes the following:
- a CDS encoding RNA polymerase sigma factor, with amino-acid sequence MPNSEKAPGPRRPAARIDDPLEELARRARDGDSAALDELLRRIQPEVLRRCARFLPYRQDAEEACQDALLRVARNISGFKGDSLFTTWLYTVVSNSARQTYRSMKRRSAELPTEADRIPHQRDPRTTSVIAGSRIDLLEALDQLERDRPNLVAPLVLRDLCQMDYKEIAAELDLALGTVKSRIHEGRKHVRASLQ; translated from the coding sequence GTGCCGAACAGTGAGAAGGCCCCGGGACCCCGCCGGCCTGCCGCGCGGATCGACGACCCCCTCGAAGAACTGGCCCGGCGGGCGCGCGACGGCGACTCCGCGGCGCTCGACGAACTGCTGCGGCGGATCCAGCCCGAGGTGCTGCGCCGCTGCGCCCGCTTCCTGCCCTACCGGCAGGACGCCGAGGAGGCCTGCCAGGACGCCCTGCTGCGGGTCGCCCGAAATATCAGCGGATTCAAGGGCGATTCGCTCTTCACCACGTGGCTGTATACGGTTGTCTCGAACTCGGCGCGGCAGACGTACCGGTCGATGAAGCGGCGCTCCGCGGAGCTGCCCACCGAGGCCGACCGCATACCGCACCAGCGCGACCCCCGTACCACGAGCGTCATCGCCGGCTCCCGGATCGACCTGCTGGAAGCGCTCGACCAGCTCGAACGCGACCGCCCCAACCTGGTGGCCCCGCTGGTGCTGCGCGACCTCTGCCAGATGGACTACAAGGAGATCGCCGCCGAACTCGACCTCGCGCTGGGCACGGTGAAGTCCCGTATCCACGAGGGACGCAAGCATGTGCGGGCGTCACTCCAGTGA
- a CDS encoding DUF4307 domain-containing protein: MPDSPADRAPGATAPGAQRRLGNTPVFFVVGIAAAVVFTIGWGLALMSYGGSGGVSVQVVAWSVDSSDEASVTFQVNSGSPAECVITARDSRHVEVGQRTVEVESGIRDVTATVDTIREASAVEVGSCREQGSTR; the protein is encoded by the coding sequence ATGCCCGACAGCCCCGCCGACCGCGCGCCCGGCGCCACCGCGCCCGGGGCGCAGCGACGCCTGGGGAACACGCCTGTCTTCTTCGTCGTCGGCATCGCGGCGGCCGTGGTGTTCACCATCGGCTGGGGCCTGGCGCTCATGAGCTACGGCGGGTCCGGCGGGGTCTCGGTGCAGGTGGTCGCCTGGAGCGTCGACTCCTCCGACGAGGCGTCGGTCACCTTCCAGGTCAACAGCGGCTCCCCGGCCGAGTGCGTCATCACCGCGCGCGACTCCCGCCACGTCGAGGTGGGGCAGCGGACCGTCGAGGTGGAGTCCGGTATCCGCGACGTCACCGCGACCGTCGACACGATTCGTGAGGCTTCGGCGGTAGAAGTGGGCTCCTGCAGGGAACAAGGTTCGACAAGGTAA
- a CDS encoding thioredoxin domain-containing protein produces MANRLAEATSPYLLQHAGNPVDWYPWGDAAFAEARRRDVPVLLSVGYAACHWCHVMAHESFEDPATARMMNAGFVNVKVDREERPDVDAVYMEATQAMTGQGGWPMTVFLTPDGAPFYCGTYFPREHFQRLLQGVARAWDEERGGVLEQGRRVVEALSGPRTLGRGRAPGADALDAAVEALAADFDPAHGGFGGAPKFPPSMLLSFLLANHARTGRDRPLAMAARTAEAMARGGIYDQLGGGFARYSVDARWVVPHFEKMLYDNALLLRAYTRLWRTTGDPLARRVALETAEWMIADLGTDEGGFASALDADSEGEEGRYYVWTPAELREALGEDDAAWAAALFGVTDEGTFEHGFSVLRLPADPDDPDRYTRVRAALLAARARRVRPARDDKVVAAWNGLAVAGLAEAGALLDRPDLVARAEAAADLVARVHLRDGRLVRTSRDGSPGTSAGVLEDYADLAEGLLALHAVTGDPARLELAGRLLDTVLDRFADDEGGFYDTADDSEALFNRPQDPTDGATPSGRFAAAGALLTYAGLTGSERHRRAADEALAPADPLARKAPRAAGWGMAVAETLLSGPLEIAVVGPADDPATAELHRTALMAAPLGTAVTLGDGARDRGVPLLAGRPLVAGRPAAYVCQGFACRLPVTTAGDLREQIAVGRA; encoded by the coding sequence ATGGCCAACCGTCTCGCCGAAGCGACAAGTCCCTACCTGCTCCAGCACGCGGGCAACCCCGTCGACTGGTACCCGTGGGGCGACGCCGCGTTCGCCGAGGCCCGGCGCCGCGACGTGCCGGTCCTGCTCTCGGTGGGCTACGCGGCCTGCCACTGGTGCCACGTGATGGCGCACGAGTCCTTCGAGGACCCCGCCACCGCGCGCATGATGAACGCGGGATTCGTCAACGTCAAGGTCGACCGCGAGGAGCGGCCCGACGTCGACGCGGTGTACATGGAGGCCACCCAGGCCATGACCGGCCAGGGCGGCTGGCCCATGACCGTGTTCCTCACCCCGGACGGCGCGCCCTTCTACTGCGGCACCTACTTCCCCCGCGAGCACTTCCAGCGGCTGCTGCAGGGCGTGGCCCGCGCCTGGGACGAGGAGCGCGGCGGCGTGCTGGAGCAGGGCCGCCGCGTGGTCGAGGCGCTGAGCGGCCCCCGCACGCTGGGCCGGGGCCGCGCGCCCGGCGCCGACGCGCTGGACGCCGCCGTCGAGGCGCTGGCCGCCGACTTCGACCCCGCGCACGGCGGGTTCGGGGGTGCGCCCAAGTTCCCGCCGTCCATGCTGCTGTCCTTCCTGCTGGCCAACCACGCCCGCACCGGCCGCGACCGCCCGCTGGCCATGGCCGCGCGCACCGCCGAGGCCATGGCCCGCGGCGGCATCTACGACCAGCTCGGCGGCGGGTTCGCCCGCTACTCCGTCGACGCCCGGTGGGTGGTCCCGCACTTCGAGAAGATGCTCTACGACAACGCCCTGCTGCTGCGCGCCTACACGCGGCTGTGGCGCACCACCGGCGACCCGCTGGCCCGCCGCGTGGCGCTGGAGACCGCCGAGTGGATGATCGCCGACCTGGGCACCGACGAGGGCGGGTTCGCATCGGCGCTGGACGCCGACAGCGAGGGCGAGGAGGGCCGCTACTACGTGTGGACCCCCGCCGAGCTGCGCGAGGCGCTGGGCGAGGACGACGCCGCCTGGGCGGCCGCGCTCTTCGGGGTCACCGACGAGGGCACCTTCGAGCACGGGTTCTCCGTACTGCGCCTGCCGGCCGACCCCGACGACCCCGACCGCTACACGCGGGTGCGCGCCGCGCTGCTGGCCGCGCGCGCCCGCCGGGTGCGGCCCGCCCGCGACGACAAGGTGGTGGCGGCCTGGAACGGGCTGGCCGTGGCGGGACTGGCCGAGGCCGGGGCGCTGCTGGACCGGCCCGACCTGGTGGCGCGCGCCGAGGCCGCCGCCGACCTCGTGGCCCGCGTGCACCTGCGCGACGGCCGCCTGGTCCGCACCTCCCGCGACGGCAGCCCCGGCACCAGCGCCGGGGTCCTGGAGGACTACGCCGACCTCGCCGAGGGGCTGCTGGCGCTGCACGCGGTCACCGGCGACCCCGCGCGGCTGGAGCTGGCCGGCCGGCTGCTGGACACCGTGCTCGACCGCTTCGCCGACGACGAGGGCGGCTTCTACGACACCGCCGACGACAGCGAGGCGCTGTTCAACCGCCCGCAGGACCCCACCGACGGCGCGACCCCCTCCGGCCGGTTCGCGGCCGCGGGCGCGCTGCTCACCTACGCGGGCCTGACCGGCTCCGAGCGCCACCGCCGGGCCGCCGACGAGGCCCTGGCCCCGGCCGACCCGCTGGCGCGCAAGGCGCCGCGCGCCGCCGGGTGGGGCATGGCCGTGGCCGAGACCCTGCTCAGCGGGCCGCTGGAGATCGCCGTGGTCGGCCCCGCCGACGACCCCGCGACCGCCGAACTGCACCGCACCGCGCTGATGGCGGCCCCGCTGGGCACCGCCGTCACCCTGGGCGACGGCGCCCGGGACCGGGGCGTGCCGCTGCTGGCGGGCCGCCCGCTGGTCGCCGGGCGGCCAGCCGCCTACGTCTGCCAGGGCTTCGCCTGCCGGCTGCCGGTCACCACGGCGGGCGACCTGCGCGAGCAGATCGCCGTGGGACGCGCCTGA
- the mca gene encoding mycothiol conjugate amidase Mca: MSERLRLMAVHAHPDDESSKGAATMVRYVNEGAEVLVVTLTGGEAGSILNPAMDRPEIRDNIAEVRRQEMAAAREILGVQQEFSGFVDSGLPEGDPPPPLPEGCFAVQPLEVASEPLVRSVRAFRPHVMLTYDEQGGYPHPDHIMTHKVSVEAFEAAGDPDRYPGTGDPWQPSKLYYHVSFPRERFERISELIERRGLENPYAEWLERMKDRDFPQWEITTRIKCDEYFEVRDRALIAHATQIDPNGFWFAVPMDIQREAWPYEDYHLARSLVDTDLPEDDLFAGIRETVAT, from the coding sequence TTGTCCGAGCGCTTGCGGCTGATGGCCGTTCATGCCCACCCCGACGACGAGTCCAGCAAAGGCGCGGCCACCATGGTCCGCTACGTCAACGAGGGCGCCGAGGTCCTTGTTGTCACGCTGACCGGCGGCGAGGCCGGGTCCATCCTCAACCCCGCCATGGACCGGCCCGAAATCCGCGACAACATCGCCGAGGTCCGCCGCCAGGAGATGGCCGCGGCCCGCGAGATCCTCGGCGTCCAGCAGGAGTTCAGCGGGTTCGTCGACTCCGGCCTGCCCGAGGGCGACCCCCCGCCCCCGCTGCCCGAGGGGTGCTTCGCGGTGCAGCCCCTGGAGGTGGCCTCCGAGCCGCTCGTGCGCTCGGTCCGCGCCTTCCGCCCGCACGTGATGCTCACCTACGACGAGCAGGGCGGCTACCCCCACCCCGACCACATCATGACCCACAAGGTGTCGGTCGAGGCGTTCGAGGCCGCCGGCGACCCCGACCGCTACCCCGGCACCGGCGACCCCTGGCAGCCCTCCAAGCTCTACTACCACGTGTCGTTCCCCCGGGAGCGGTTCGAGCGGATCAGCGAGCTGATCGAGCGGCGCGGCCTGGAGAACCCCTACGCCGAGTGGCTGGAACGCATGAAGGACCGCGACTTCCCGCAGTGGGAGATCACCACGCGGATCAAGTGCGACGAGTACTTCGAGGTGCGCGACCGCGCGCTGATCGCCCACGCCACCCAGATCGACCCCAACGGGTTCTGGTTCGCGGTGCCGATGGACATCCAGCGCGAGGCGTGGCCGTATGAGGACTACCACCTCGCCCGCTCGCTGGTCGACACCGACCTGCCTGAGGACGACCTCTTCGCGGGCATCCGCGAGACGGTGGCAACATGA
- a CDS encoding RDD family protein, giving the protein MNHLPQGWNDWNAWNAPPPGPPGFPGPPPHAAPPVAGFGRRLGARLIDYTLLTMFAFMFFIVTVLVNPASLQGGEPQDGFYDAWAYLILFGWGVLLFFYDWLFHIAGGRTIGKMMVRVRVVRADGGRLRQGQAAGRALLFGLPQCLLCLGHVFTLLDCLWCLSDDERRRTLHDRAAGTIVVRD; this is encoded by the coding sequence GTGAACCACTTGCCTCAGGGCTGGAACGACTGGAACGCCTGGAACGCCCCGCCGCCGGGGCCGCCCGGGTTTCCCGGACCGCCGCCGCACGCCGCGCCCCCCGTCGCCGGGTTCGGCCGCCGCCTGGGCGCCCGGCTGATCGACTACACGCTGCTGACGATGTTCGCCTTCATGTTCTTCATCGTCACCGTGCTGGTGAACCCGGCGTCGCTGCAGGGCGGCGAGCCCCAGGACGGCTTCTACGACGCCTGGGCCTACCTCATCCTCTTCGGCTGGGGCGTGCTGCTCTTCTTCTACGACTGGCTGTTCCACATCGCCGGCGGGCGCACGATCGGCAAGATGATGGTCCGTGTCCGCGTCGTGCGCGCCGACGGCGGGCGGCTGCGCCAGGGCCAGGCCGCCGGCCGCGCCCTGCTGTTCGGGCTGCCGCAGTGCCTGCTGTGCCTGGGCCACGTCTTCACCCTGCTGGACTGCCTGTGGTGCCTCAGCGACGACGAGCGCCGGCGCACCCTGCACGACCGCGCGGCCGGCACGATCGTCGTGCGCGACTAG
- a CDS encoding serine/threonine-protein kinase, whose product MAQPESFGRYRVIRHLGSGSFATVWLAHDDRLDTPVAVKVLAENWTHQLDVHHRFMEEARILRQADSAWLIRVHDIGTLPDDRPYFVMPYADQGSVADLIAKGPLPLDEALRLLTEIGQGVTVLHRHGTIHRDIKPSNVLLQSSPVGQRVLVADLGFAKSIDGASGFTAAAGTPGYMSPEQHGPGGDLDVRADVYSLGAVAYELITGRHPPPPPVRVPPRRLRPGIPRALDSLIMSALAEDRNSRPPDAKAFTDRIRAIRMSPELHADIPWWTRHRPLWRRAASLSAAALFLFAGTTAAAASPVVPLTEVRYAVGGLHLAVPEAWARQFHTDRRAAGTEGTAASGVLVATDLDAWEERGTPVSGVFAALLPGGGRRLEALLGAAPCSGRVHRRAFDDPDWSGELWRWPRCAGGGALTVAALTSTRRDTTLYLEIRQPDDRPDVVNRMIAATQLAG is encoded by the coding sequence GTGGCACAACCGGAGAGCTTCGGTCGATACCGCGTCATTCGACATCTGGGCTCGGGGTCGTTCGCGACCGTGTGGCTCGCGCACGACGACCGCCTCGACACCCCCGTGGCGGTCAAGGTGCTCGCCGAGAACTGGACCCACCAGCTTGACGTGCACCATCGCTTCATGGAGGAGGCCCGGATCCTGCGCCAGGCCGACTCCGCCTGGCTCATCCGGGTCCACGACATCGGCACGCTGCCCGACGACCGCCCCTACTTCGTCATGCCCTACGCCGACCAGGGCAGTGTGGCCGACCTCATCGCCAAGGGGCCGCTGCCGCTGGACGAGGCGCTGCGGCTGCTGACCGAAATCGGCCAAGGCGTCACCGTCCTCCACCGCCACGGCACCATCCACCGCGACATCAAGCCCTCCAACGTGCTGCTGCAGTCCTCGCCGGTGGGCCAGCGCGTGCTGGTGGCCGACCTCGGGTTCGCCAAGAGCATCGACGGCGCGTCGGGGTTCACCGCGGCGGCGGGCACCCCCGGCTACATGTCGCCCGAGCAGCACGGCCCCGGCGGCGACCTCGACGTGCGCGCCGACGTCTACTCCCTGGGCGCCGTGGCCTACGAGCTGATCACCGGCCGCCACCCGCCGCCCCCGCCGGTGCGGGTGCCGCCCCGGCGGCTGCGCCCGGGGATCCCCCGCGCCCTGGACAGCCTGATCATGTCGGCGCTGGCCGAGGACCGCAATTCCCGCCCTCCGGACGCCAAGGCGTTCACCGACCGCATCCGCGCCATCCGGATGTCCCCCGAACTGCACGCCGACATCCCCTGGTGGACCCGGCACCGGCCGCTGTGGCGGCGCGCGGCCTCGCTGTCGGCGGCGGCGCTGTTCCTGTTCGCCGGCACCACGGCCGCAGCGGCCTCCCCCGTCGTGCCGCTGACCGAGGTGCGCTACGCCGTCGGAGGGCTGCACCTGGCCGTGCCCGAGGCGTGGGCGCGGCAGTTCCACACCGACCGGCGGGCGGCGGGCACGGAGGGCACGGCCGCCTCGGGCGTGCTGGTGGCCACCGACCTGGACGCCTGGGAGGAGCGCGGCACGCCGGTCTCCGGGGTGTTCGCGGCCCTGCTGCCGGGGGGCGGCCGGCGGCTGGAGGCCCTGCTGGGCGCCGCGCCGTGCTCGGGCCGCGTGCACCGGCGCGCGTTCGACGACCCCGACTGGTCCGGGGAGCTGTGGCGGTGGCCGCGCTGCGCGGGCGGGGGCGCGCTGACCGTGGCCGCGCTCACCAGCACCCGCCGCGACACCACCCTCTACCTGGAGATCCGCCAGCCCGACGACCGGCCCGACGTCGTGAACCGGATGATCGCCGCGACGCAGCTGGCCGGCTAG
- the greA gene encoding transcription elongation factor GreA, which produces MTETRDDNVTWLTQEAYDRLKAELEHLTGTGRIEIADKIEAAREEGDLRENGGYHAAKEEQGKIEARIAQLQTILRNARVGGAPQQTGVVSPGMTVTIKFEGDDEEVTFLLASREESGAPIDVYSPKSPLGSAINGKKIGETASYTLPNGRSLSVEIIDAVPYGSA; this is translated from the coding sequence GTGACCGAGACCCGCGATGACAACGTCACCTGGCTCACCCAGGAGGCGTATGACCGGCTCAAAGCGGAGCTGGAGCACCTGACGGGCACGGGTCGCATCGAGATCGCCGACAAGATCGAGGCCGCACGCGAAGAGGGCGACCTCCGCGAGAACGGCGGCTACCACGCCGCCAAGGAGGAGCAGGGCAAGATCGAGGCGCGCATCGCCCAACTCCAGACCATCCTGCGCAACGCGCGGGTGGGCGGCGCCCCGCAGCAGACGGGCGTGGTCAGCCCCGGCATGACCGTCACGATCAAGTTCGAGGGCGACGACGAGGAGGTCACCTTCCTGCTCGCCTCCCGCGAGGAGAGCGGGGCGCCGATCGACGTCTACTCCCCCAAGTCGCCGCTGGGCAGCGCGATCAACGGCAAGAAGATCGGCGAGACCGCCAGCTACACGCTGCCGAACGGACGCAGCCTCTCCGTCGAGATCATCGACGCCGTGCCCTACGGGTCGGCATAG